The DNA window TCGAGGAGAATGCGATCCCCTTCCTCGACCAGCGCAATGGGCCCGCCTTCGGCCGCCTCGGGCGAGATGTGGCCGATGCAGGGGCCGCGGGTCCCTCCCGAAAAACGGCCGTCGGTGATCAGCGCTACGCTTTCGCCGAGACCCAGCCCCATCAGGGTGGCGGTCGGCGCCAGCATCTCGCGCATGCCGGGGCC is part of the Desulfuromonadales bacterium genome and encodes:
- a CDS encoding dihydroxy-acid dehydratase; its protein translation is GPGMREMLAPTATLMGLGLGESVALITDGRFSGGTRGPCIGHISPEAAEGGPIALVEEGDRILLDITNRRLELQVDEQTLAERRSRWQAPPAKIKTGWLARYAKVVTSANTGAVCKA